In Methanobrevibacter arboriphilus JCM 13429 = DSM 1125, the genomic window AAAAGAAATATTGAAGATACATACTTCTAAAATGTCTTTATCTGAAGAAGCTGATATTGACCTTCTTGCAACTCTTACTGAAGGTGTTTCTGGTGCAGATTTAAAAGCTATTTGTACTGAAGCAGGAATGTTTGCAATAAGAGAAGAAAGAGACGAAGTACTTGTAGCTGATTTCATGGACGCTGTTGATAAAATCATGGGCGTTGAACATGATGAAGAGTATAAGAAAGAAGCTGGAGTAATGTTTGGTTAATATTTTTAATATTTCCCATATTTTCCAATATTTTTTCATGTATTTAATATTATTTTCTAATATTTTTAGATAATATTTTAATTAATATTTCTAATTAATATTTTTATTAATATTTTTAAATAATATTCTAATATTAATTAATATTTCTAATTAATATTTTTAGTATTTTTAATTTAATATTTTTAATTAATATTTTTTAAAAATTATATTTTGGTTTTAAATTAAAATCAGTATTTATTAGCCAATGATGAACCCTATGAGCTCTGATATGTGATGAATGATGGGCGAACTGAGGCTAATTTATATTAACTTTCAATATCTAAAATAAAATTATTCTTTTTATAATATTTTTCTTTTTATAAATTTATTCTAATTATAAGATTATTCTTCTTTAAAATTGTTCAAAATTTTTTCATTGTTAGTTTCTATAATTTTTGGAAGTTTACCTATGGTCCCGATTGATTCTCCAACTATAATTAAAGCTCCAATAAAATGTTTTTTGAATTTTTCAGCAGCTATTAGTCCATTTTCTACTGCATCTTGATCTAATACTCCGTTAACATTGTTACCTATTGAAGTAGCTAATCCATCAGCTATACTGGCATTTTCACTTATTACAGTAACACTATCAGATCTTCCATAACTAATAGAGTATCCTACTGACCCTGATGATGTACATATCCCCATTTTTTGATTTTTTGATTTATTTTTAAATTCAAACCCTATTTCTCCACTTAGAGGTGAATTTCCTGCATAAATTCCAAATATTACTTTTTTATTATGGTAATTATTTAAAAAAGCTATATCTCCTCCATTATCTAATATGGAATAATTTGAATCATTTTTTATTAAATAATCCAATGAAAGTTCCGCTATTGTCCCTGCTAAAGTAGCTGTTGGACCTACATTAGCTATATTTGACCCTTCAATCATTTTTTTTATAATTTTTGGATTAGAATCATCTTTTTTGTTTTTTACTTTATAAGGTTGTAGTGTTTTTAAAAATAAGGGATTATCAATAATATAT contains:
- a CDS encoding UPF0280 family protein, yielding MKNKSMFKNKISIEETKMNVVSDIDFEKIGLYDFIINQRNILKKYIIDNPLFLKTLQPYKVKNKKDDSNPKIIKKMIEGSNIANVGPTATLAGTIAELSLDYLIKNDSNYSILDNGGDIAFLNNYHNKKVIFGIYAGNSPLSGEIGFEFKNKSKNQKMGICTSSGSVGYSISYGRSDSVTVISENASIADGLATSIGNNVNGVLDQDAVENGLIAAEKFKKHFIGALIIVGESIGTIGKLPKIIETNNEKILNNFKEE